Genomic DNA from Paracoccus aminophilus JCM 7686:
CCTCGGCCATATCGGCGGCGCGGCGTTTGTAGATCTCGAGAATCTTCTCGACATAGGCCAGACGCTCTGCGGGCGGGGTCTCGGACCAGGCCGGGAAGGCGGCCTTGGCGGCGGCAACGGCCGCGTCGGTATCGGCTTGATCGCCAATCGAAATCACGGCAACCGCTTCTTCGGTCGAGGGGTCAATCACGTCGAGATCATGCGGCTTGACCGGATCAACCCACTGGCCGTTGATGTAGAATTTCCGCTTGTCAGCAAGTCCGGACATGGGTCGCTCCCTTGATTCATTTGCGGCGAAAGTTGGCATTCCGCGCGCCATAACGCAAGCCGCAGGAAGTTTCTTCTCTGCTGCGACACGAGGACAGACTGGCAATTGGCCGCGCGATCACTATGTTGGCGTCAGACTTTTACTGGAGGGACCAGATGGGCCTGCGCATCAACGATATCGCACCTGACTTCACCGCGGACTCGACCGAAGGCGAGATCCGGTTCCACGATTGGATCGGCGACAGCTACGCGATCCTGTTCTCGCATCCGCGCGATTTCACCCCGGTTTGCACCACCGAATTCAGCGCCGTCGCTCAGCTCGTGCCCGAGTTCGAGAAGCGCAACACCAAGGTTCTCGGCGTCTCGGTTGACAGCGTCGAAGACCACGGCAAATGGAAGCACGACATCGCCCAGGTTGCGGGCGTGCCGGCGAATTTCTCGATCATCGACGACACCTCGCTGAACGTCGCGAAAGCCTTCGACATGCTGCCGGCAGAGTTCTACCTGCCGACCGAAGGCCGCACCCCGGCCCATTCGGCGACCGTGCGCACCGTCTTCATCATCGGGCCGGACAAGAAAGTCCGCCTGACCATGACCTATCCGATGTCGGTCGGCCGCAACTTCGCGGAAATCGTCCGCGCGCTTGACGCGGTTCAGGCAACCGACGGCGTGCCGCTGGCGACCCCGGCCAACTGGATCCCGGGTCAGGACGTGATCGTGGCTTTGTCGCTCGACGACGCGGCGGCGGAAGCGAAATACGGCACGCTCGACAAGAAGCTGCCCTATCTGCGCTTTGCCAAAGACCCCAAAGCCAAAGCCTGAAGCTGACGGCTTGAGACGCGAAAGGCCCGCCACATTGGCGGGCCTTTTTCATGGGTGAGCCTAGTGCCCGACCGAGCGTGAGAACAGGTTGATGACCATCACGCCGATCAGAATAAGCCCGATGCCCGACAATGCGGCGAGGTCGAGCTTCTGGCCAAAGCGGAAATAGCCCACCGCCGAGATCAGGACGATGCCGAGCCCGCTCCAGATCGCATAGGCGATGCCGACCGGCATGTGACGCAGGGCCTGCGACAGGAAGAAGAAGGCCGAGAGGTAAAACAGCCCCATCAGCACGGTTGGCCCGATCAGGGTGAACTGTTGCGAGCGTTGCAGATAGGTCGTGCCGATCACTTCCGAGACGATGGCGATCAGCAAGGCGCCATAGCTGAAAACAAGAGGATGCATGGCGGGGTTACTCCGTTCGGGTTGCGGCGAGCAGATGGTCACGCAGGGCGGCGCGGTCTTCGATCCAACAGGTGTCCTCGTCCCAAAGATCCCAAAGCCAGACCCCATCCGCCGCCATCCGCACCGCGGTCAGCGCGACGCTGCCATCGGTCTCGCGGTGGCGTTCGAGGCGCTGGTTGACCCAATCGGTCCAGATCCGGCGGTGGCTCGGCTCGGCGAAAAGCGCGATCGAGACCGGCGCGGCGGTGTCGCAAACGGCAAAGATCGCCAGCACATAGGCCCGGGTGAAGCAACCGTAGCTCGCGCCGTCCTGCGCCAAAGCCTCTTCGACGATCGCATCGACCTGTTCGAGCTGCTGGCGCACGACCTCGTGGATCAGATCGTCCTTGCTGGCGAAATGATGAAAGAGCCCGCCTTTGGTCACGCCCGCCGCCGCAGCGACGGATTGGACGGTGACCGCGTGCAGGCCCTGCCCCACGGCAATCTCTGCCGTGGCATCGAGCAGGCGCTGACGCACCAGCTCGGGTTGTCGTTTTCTGGGGGATGAGCTGTTCATGCAAGAAACATACCTACCGTCCGGTATGCTTGCAAGAGATCTGTTCGCAAAGGGCCCAAAAGGAAAAGCCCCGGCCGGGCCGGGGCTTTCCATGTCTCAAACCTGAGGCAATCAGCCTTCGGTCTTTTCCGATTTCTCGGCGGCTTCCGGAGCGATTTCCGCGCCGGTTTCCTGATCGACCATCTTCATGCCAAGGCGAACCTTGCCGCGATCGTCGAAGCCCAAGAGCTTCACCTTCACTTCTTGACCCTCTTTCAGGATCTCGTTCGGGTGGGTCAGGCGCTTGTTCGCGATTTGCGAGACATGGACCAGACCATCGCGCTTGCCGAAGAAGTTCACGAAGGCGCCGAAATCGACGAGCTTCACGACTTTACCGGTGTAGATCTTGCCTTCCTCGGGCTCGGCCACGATCGAATAGATCATGTCGTAAGCCTTTTTGATCGAATCGGCATTGGCCGAAGCGATCTTGATGGTGCCGTCGTCGCTGATGTCGACTTTTGCACCCGAGGTTTCCACGATCTCGCGGATGACCTTGCCGCCCGAGCCGATCACTTCACGGATCTTGTCGGTCGGGATGGTCATGGTCTCGATGCGCGGAGCATGAGCCGAGAATTCGCGGCGGCCTTCGGTCAACGCATTCGCCATTTCGCCGAGGATGTGCATCCGGCCGTCTTTGGCTTGCGCCAGAGCCTGCTCCATGATCGCGGGCGTGATGCCAGCAACCTTGATGTCCATCTGCAGCGAGGTGATGCCGTTCGAGGTGCCTGCGACTTTGAAGTCCATGTCGCCGAGGTGATCTTCGTCGCCGAGAATGTCGGTCAGAACCGCCCATTTCTCGCCTTCAAGGATCAGGCCCATGGCAACACCAGCCACCGGAGCTTTCAGCGGAACGCCCGCATCCATCATCGCCAGCGAGCCGCCGCAAACCGACGCCATCGAGGACGAGCCGTTCGATTCGGTGATCTCAGAGACAACGCGGATCGTGTAGGGGAAGTCCGTCGCAGCCGGCAGAACCGCTTGCAGCGCACGCCATGCCAGTTTGCCGTGACCGATTTCACGACGGCCCGGCGAACCCACGCGGCCCACTTCGCCAACCGAATAGGGCGGGAAGTTGTAGTGCAGCAGGAAGTTCGAACGCGAATTGCCGTGCAGCGCGTCGATGATCTGCTCATCGTCGCCGGTGCCAAGCGTGGTCACGACTAGCGCCTGAGTTTCGCCGCGGGTGAAGAGCGACGAACCATGGGTGCGCGGCAGGATGCCGACTTCGCTGTCGATGGCGCGGACGGTCTTGTTGTCACGGCCGTCGATGCGTGCGCCACCATTGATGATGTCGCCGCGCAGAATGCCCGATTCCAGCTTTTTCAGCGCCGAACCGAGGTTCGAATCGGCCAGTTCCTCTTCCGAGAGACCGGCTTTGACCTTGGCTTTGGCAGCTTCGATCGCGTCGTGACGCTCGCCTTTGTCGCGCAGCGCATAGGCGGCGCGCATATCGGCCTCACCCAGCGACTTCACCTTGCCATAAAGCG
This window encodes:
- a CDS encoding peroxiredoxin, with product MGLRINDIAPDFTADSTEGEIRFHDWIGDSYAILFSHPRDFTPVCTTEFSAVAQLVPEFEKRNTKVLGVSVDSVEDHGKWKHDIAQVAGVPANFSIIDDTSLNVAKAFDMLPAEFYLPTEGRTPAHSATVRTVFIIGPDKKVRLTMTYPMSVGRNFAEIVRALDAVQATDGVPLATPANWIPGQDVIVALSLDDAAAEAKYGTLDKKLPYLRFAKDPKAKA
- a CDS encoding DMT family transporter, which codes for MHPLVFSYGALLIAIVSEVIGTTYLQRSQQFTLIGPTVLMGLFYLSAFFFLSQALRHMPVGIAYAIWSGLGIVLISAVGYFRFGQKLDLAALSGIGLILIGVMVINLFSRSVGH
- a CDS encoding TetR/AcrR family transcriptional regulator, which codes for MNSSSPRKRQPELVRQRLLDATAEIAVGQGLHAVTVQSVAAAAGVTKGGLFHHFASKDDLIHEVVRQQLEQVDAIVEEALAQDGASYGCFTRAYVLAIFAVCDTAAPVSIALFAEPSHRRIWTDWVNQRLERHRETDGSVALTAVRMAADGVWLWDLWDEDTCWIEDRAALRDHLLAATRTE
- the pnp gene encoding polyribonucleotide nucleotidyltransferase; amino-acid sequence: MHFDEVKKSIQWGQETLTLETGKVARQADGSVIATLGETSVMANVTFAKEPKPGQDFFPLTVHYQEKYYAAGKIPGGFFKREARPSEKETLTARLIDRPCRPLFASGFKNEVLVMCTVLSHDLVNDPDIVAMIAASAALTISGVPFMGPIGAARVGFVDGEYVLNPEVSDMDHLRSNPEQRLDLVVAGTKDAVMMVESEAYELTEEEMLGAVKFGHEAMQPVIDLIIDLAEVAAKEPFNFQSPDYSALYGKVKSLGEADMRAAYALRDKGERHDAIEAAKAKVKAGLSEEELADSNLGSALKKLESGILRGDIINGGARIDGRDNKTVRAIDSEVGILPRTHGSSLFTRGETQALVVTTLGTGDDEQIIDALHGNSRSNFLLHYNFPPYSVGEVGRVGSPGRREIGHGKLAWRALQAVLPAATDFPYTIRVVSEITESNGSSSMASVCGGSLAMMDAGVPLKAPVAGVAMGLILEGEKWAVLTDILGDEDHLGDMDFKVAGTSNGITSLQMDIKVAGITPAIMEQALAQAKDGRMHILGEMANALTEGRREFSAHAPRIETMTIPTDKIREVIGSGGKVIREIVETSGAKVDISDDGTIKIASANADSIKKAYDMIYSIVAEPEEGKIYTGKVVKLVDFGAFVNFFGKRDGLVHVSQIANKRLTHPNEILKEGQEVKVKLLGFDDRGKVRLGMKMVDQETGAEIAPEAAEKSEKTEG